The Burkholderia cepacia ATCC 25416 genome includes a window with the following:
- a CDS encoding enoyl-CoA hydratase/isomerase family protein, which produces MTTPGAFSSLTGDDAPSILRNDDDGIAWLTIHRPHVANALSADAIRRLCDELVTLDDNPAIRVIVIRGAGERAFSAGVDLGDPEIRGMRPMRGLARNVHELILELRKPTIAAINGFAVGGGFEIALACDLRIAADHATFALPEARVGMGANFASVLLPRLLPRAIAMELLFTGRRLDADEAQRVGLLNRVVPAAALDDTVRELARTIAANAPLTIRRIKETATRSQGLPAAAALRLDVGPDVYASEDRIEGARAFLEKRKPVFKGR; this is translated from the coding sequence ATGACCACGCCGGGCGCATTTTCCTCGCTGACGGGCGACGACGCCCCGTCGATCCTGCGCAACGACGACGACGGCATCGCGTGGCTGACGATCCATCGCCCGCACGTCGCCAACGCGCTGTCCGCCGACGCGATCCGGCGCCTGTGCGACGAACTGGTCACGCTCGACGACAACCCGGCGATCCGCGTCATCGTGATCCGCGGCGCGGGCGAGCGCGCATTCAGCGCGGGCGTCGATCTCGGCGATCCCGAGATTCGCGGGATGCGGCCGATGCGCGGGCTCGCCCGCAACGTGCACGAGCTGATCCTGGAACTGCGCAAGCCGACCATCGCGGCCATCAACGGCTTCGCCGTCGGCGGCGGCTTTGAAATCGCGCTCGCGTGCGACCTGCGGATCGCCGCCGATCACGCGACCTTCGCGCTGCCCGAGGCGCGCGTCGGGATGGGCGCGAACTTCGCGAGCGTGCTGCTGCCGCGCCTGCTGCCGCGCGCGATCGCGATGGAGCTGCTGTTCACGGGCCGCCGCCTCGACGCGGACGAGGCGCAGCGCGTCGGCTTGCTGAACCGCGTCGTCCCCGCCGCCGCGCTCGACGACACCGTGCGCGAACTGGCGCGGACGATCGCCGCGAACGCGCCGCTCACGATCCGCCGCATCAAGGAAACCGCGACACGCAGCCAGGGGCTGCCGGCGGCCGCCGCGCTGCGGCTGGACGTCGGCCCCGACGTCTACGCGAGCGAGGACCGGATCGAGGGCGCCCGCGCCTTTCTCGAGAAACGCAAGCCGGTATTCAAGGGGCGCTGA
- a CDS encoding crotonase/enoyl-CoA hydratase family protein, with protein MAAFLIRERQGPILTVTMNRPETRNAISDTDAIDALTECCDDANRDESIRVLVLTGAGTTFSSGGNVKAMRAFMESESHDLAAIRSGYRRGIQRLARAFQQLEVPAIAAVNGPAIGAGTDLACMCDIRIAADGARFAESFIALGLVPGDGGAWFLPQIVGAAVAAEMSFTGDALDAQAALRCGLVSRVVPDGDLLAHAHELAGRIARHSGTALRLTKRLLRESRHASLDTVLDLSASYQAFAHATPEHRAAVDALFAARG; from the coding sequence ATGGCAGCCTTTCTGATCCGTGAACGGCAGGGCCCGATCCTGACCGTCACGATGAACCGTCCCGAAACCCGCAATGCCATTTCGGACACCGATGCGATCGATGCGCTGACCGAATGCTGCGACGACGCGAACCGCGACGAGTCGATCCGCGTGCTGGTCCTGACAGGCGCCGGCACGACGTTCTCGTCGGGCGGCAACGTGAAGGCGATGCGCGCATTCATGGAATCGGAGTCGCACGACCTTGCCGCGATCCGGTCCGGCTACCGCCGCGGCATTCAGCGCCTTGCACGGGCGTTCCAGCAACTCGAGGTGCCGGCCATCGCGGCGGTCAACGGCCCGGCGATCGGCGCCGGCACCGACCTCGCATGCATGTGCGACATCCGCATCGCCGCCGACGGCGCGCGCTTCGCCGAGAGCTTCATCGCCCTCGGCCTCGTGCCCGGCGACGGCGGCGCGTGGTTCCTGCCGCAGATCGTCGGCGCCGCCGTCGCCGCGGAAATGTCGTTCACGGGCGATGCACTGGACGCGCAGGCTGCGCTGCGCTGCGGGCTCGTGTCGCGCGTCGTGCCCGACGGCGACCTCCTCGCGCACGCCCACGAACTGGCCGGCCGCATCGCCCGCCACTCGGGCACCGCGTTGCGCCTGACCAAGCGCCTGCTGCGCGAAAGCCGCCATGCAAGCCTCGACACGGTGCTCGACCTGTCGGCGTCGTACCAGGCGTTCGCGCACGCGACCCCGGAACATCGCGCGGCGGTCGACGCACTCTTCGCCGCACGCGGCTGA
- a CDS encoding CaiB/BaiF CoA transferase family protein — protein sequence MTSSNEGALAGVRVVDLSRVYAGPFCAQTLADHGADVIKIEPPQGDETRDWGPAMPNGLSSYYWGLNRNKLNLALDLSHPDGRDVLFRLLEKADVLVDNFKQGTLERWGIGYEDCLRERFPRLVHCSISGYGTDGPLARFPGYDAVAQGLAGFMSINGEPGGMPLKVPFPVVDFAAGMSAVSSVLLALVERTRSGLGQHVDIDLFSTALSMLHPVSTSWMATGEVPVATGNVYGAIAPYGVYPCKDKPVATGAGNNRTFARLVEALGVPELARDPRFATNAQRVAHRDALDTLLGQLTAELCADEVVERLMHAGVATGPVNTVADAFGHPQAARNAMFVDTDTYTGAGIPAKLSRTPGSIRRPPQPFAADTDAVLDAFGIDAARRDALRQAGVLHDTRANAAGSAS from the coding sequence ATGACCAGCAGTAACGAAGGCGCGCTCGCGGGCGTACGTGTGGTGGACCTGAGCCGCGTCTATGCGGGGCCGTTCTGCGCGCAGACGCTCGCCGACCACGGCGCGGACGTCATCAAGATCGAACCGCCGCAGGGCGACGAAACGCGCGACTGGGGGCCCGCGATGCCGAACGGCCTCTCCAGCTACTACTGGGGGCTCAACCGCAACAAGCTCAACCTCGCGCTCGACCTGTCGCATCCCGACGGACGCGACGTGCTGTTCCGCCTGCTCGAGAAAGCCGACGTGCTGGTCGACAACTTCAAGCAGGGCACGCTCGAACGCTGGGGCATCGGCTACGAAGACTGCCTGCGCGAGCGCTTTCCGCGCCTCGTCCACTGCTCGATCTCCGGATACGGCACCGACGGCCCGCTCGCGCGGTTTCCGGGCTACGACGCCGTCGCGCAGGGCCTCGCCGGCTTCATGTCGATCAACGGCGAACCGGGCGGCATGCCGCTCAAGGTGCCGTTTCCGGTCGTCGACTTCGCGGCCGGCATGAGCGCCGTATCGAGCGTCCTGCTTGCGCTGGTCGAACGGACGCGCTCCGGCCTCGGCCAGCACGTCGACATCGACCTGTTCAGCACGGCGCTGTCGATGCTGCATCCGGTCAGCACGAGCTGGATGGCGACCGGCGAGGTTCCCGTCGCGACCGGCAACGTGTACGGCGCGATCGCGCCGTACGGCGTCTATCCGTGCAAGGACAAGCCGGTCGCGACCGGCGCCGGCAACAACCGCACGTTTGCGCGGCTCGTCGAAGCGCTCGGCGTGCCGGAGCTGGCGCGCGATCCACGCTTCGCGACCAACGCGCAGCGCGTCGCGCATCGCGATGCGCTCGACACGCTGCTCGGCCAGCTGACCGCCGAGCTGTGTGCCGACGAGGTCGTCGAGCGGCTGATGCACGCGGGCGTCGCGACGGGGCCGGTGAACACCGTCGCCGATGCCTTCGGCCACCCGCAGGCGGCGCGCAACGCGATGTTCGTCGACACCGACACGTACACCGGCGCGGGCATCCCCGCCAAGCTTTCCCGTACGCCCGGATCGATACGCCGGCCGCCGCAGCCGTTCGCCGCCGACACCGACGCCGTGCTCGACGCGTTCGGCATCGACGCGGCGCGCCGGGACGCGTTGCGGCAGGCGGGCGTGCTCCACGACACGCGCGCGAATGCTGCCGGGAGCGCGTCATGA
- a CDS encoding IclR family transcriptional regulator, with translation MSGNVVKSAARVFEVLELFSALQRPLSVREIATRCGYPGSSAAALLTSMKALGYLSYDDATHAYAPTARLVNLGEALVDSAAGSRRHWHAVAKRLALRTHEAVVIAVQSDLYVQYIDAVEGSHTIPIQFYAPIGTRREICMSGLGWALLSLQPDSTIRRLVSRSIRRIGKSGRTIDEDVVLDKVEQTRRLGYSYSAHTVTQGAAMISMVIADGWNGLPLAMGVAGPVERIGARRDAIVRAMREALDAQRPDAAVG, from the coding sequence ATGAGCGGAAACGTGGTCAAGAGCGCGGCGCGCGTGTTCGAGGTGCTGGAACTCTTCAGCGCATTGCAGCGGCCGCTGAGCGTGCGCGAGATCGCCACGCGTTGCGGGTATCCGGGGTCGAGCGCGGCGGCGCTGCTGACCAGCATGAAGGCGCTCGGCTATCTTTCGTACGACGACGCAACCCACGCGTATGCGCCGACCGCACGGCTCGTCAACCTCGGCGAAGCGCTCGTCGATTCCGCGGCCGGCAGCCGGCGGCACTGGCATGCCGTCGCGAAACGGCTGGCGCTGCGCACGCACGAGGCGGTCGTGATCGCGGTGCAGAGCGACCTGTACGTGCAGTACATCGACGCGGTCGAGGGCTCGCATACGATTCCGATCCAGTTCTACGCGCCGATCGGCACGCGTCGCGAGATCTGCATGTCGGGGCTCGGCTGGGCGCTGCTGAGCCTTCAGCCGGACAGCACGATCCGCCGGCTCGTATCGCGCAGCATTCGCCGGATCGGGAAATCGGGCAGGACGATCGACGAGGACGTCGTGCTCGACAAGGTCGAACAGACGCGCCGGCTCGGTTATTCCTATTCGGCGCATACGGTCACGCAGGGCGCCGCGATGATCTCGATGGTGATCGCGGACGGCTGGAACGGCCTGCCGCTGGCCATGGGGGTGGCCGGGCCCGTCGAGCGGATCGGCGCGCGTCGCGACGCGATCGTGCGGGCGATGCGCGAGGCGCTGGACGCGCAGCGTCCGGATGCGGCGGTCGGCTAG